In one Dama dama isolate Ldn47 chromosome 5, ASM3311817v1, whole genome shotgun sequence genomic region, the following are encoded:
- the CARD14 gene encoding caspase recruitment domain-containing protein 14 isoform X4 yields the protein MAELCRTDSSLTSLDEEVLWEMMEDHRCRIVRSICPSRLTPYLRQAKVLDQLDEEEVLHSPRFNNSAMRVGYLLDLLKTRGKNGAIALLESLKFHNPDVYTLVTGLQPSVDFTNFSGLMETSKLTECLAGAIGSLQEELSQEKGQKEALLRQCQQLQERLDQAEARAEGLRQLEADHSRMKREVSAHFHEVLKLKDEMLSLSLHYSNALQEKELATTRCRGLQEELYLMKQELQREKMSSSCEREFRERSLKMASDLEPGDEELSRLKEENERLRSLTFSLAEKDILEQNLDEALESRQELVDRIHSLRERAVAAERQRKQYWEEKEQTLLQFQKTKVDCEIYKEKMNALQSQVAELQKERDQAYSARDGAQMEISQNLTEKDALRRKVFELTDQVCELRQQVQRLQAQAESSPGPKQEAGVREPCLKGKQRLVRMFALCPRDDSDGSSSESQLWSDLSATSSRELVDSFRSSSPAPPSQQSLCKRATEGFWEDSWPSSCPEILEVDQGGSLGAKKSNADLDFEIVDRADLPESENSLLPSSGDLYLSTSCFPVRRRPARKILSQVTALAFQGGALLEQISVIGGNLTGIFIHRVTPGSVADEMALRPGTQIVMVDYEATEPSSKAVLEGMTLERAIGLLRRVNGFCCLSVKVNMEGYKKLVQDLEAKVATSGDSFYIRVNLALEGRAEGELQVRCNDILHVTDTLFQGSSCWHAHRVGPYSTKGTEHGTIPNYTRAQQLLIALLQDMAHQSTMTRKPSGGAQKLVRIVSMDRTKASPLWSSFEGSQSDPSRVEDPSTVCFWTESCFTLVPYTLVHPHRPSRPRPVLFVPRVVGKILIEKLCLFQGFKKCPAEYLSQEEYDTSSQRGDIIQEREASGGLYCVTRRAVESLMGKNTHALLDIQLDSVCVLHRMEIFPIIIHVSVNEKMAKKFKKALQRLGTTEDQFLEAARQEEAELDKVPCLYSSLAPESWSDLDALLGCVRLAVMDEQKKVVWTE from the exons ATGGCGGAGCTGTGCCGCACGGATTCCTCGCTGACCTCCCTGGACGAGGAGGTGCTGTGGGAGATGATGGAGGACCACCGCTGCAGGATCGTACGCAGCATCTGCCCCAGCCGTCTCACTCCCTACCTGCGCCAGGCCAAGGTGCTGGACCAGCTGGACGAGGAAGAGGTGCTGCACAGCCCCAGGTTCAACAACTCAGCCATGAGAGTCG GGTACTTGTTGGATTTGCTAAAGACTCGAGGCAAGAATGGGGCCATTGCCTTGCTGGAGAGCCTGAAGTTCCACAACCCTGATGTCTACACCCTGGTCACCGGGCTGCAGCCCAGCGTGGACTTCACAAACTTCAGTG GGCTCATGGAGACGTCCAAGCTGACCGAGTGCCTGGCCGGGGCCATCGGGAGCCTGCAGGAGGAGCTGAGCCAGGAGAAGGGGCAGAAGGAGGCGCTGCTGCGGCAGTGCCAGCAGCTGCAGGAGCGCCTGGACCAGGCCGAGGCCCGCGCTGAGGGCCTGCGTCAGCTGGAGGCCGACCACAGCCGCATGAAACGCGAGGTCAGCGCTCACTTCCACGAGGTGCTGAAGCTCAAGGACGAGATGCTGAGTCTCTCGCTGCACTACAGCAATGCACTGCAGGAGAAGGAGCTGGCCACCACGCGCTGCCGTGGCCTGCAGGAAGAG CTGTATCTGATGAAGCAAGAGCTGCAGCGAGAGAAGATGTCTTCTTCCTGTGAGCGGGAATTTCGAGAGCGGTCCCTGAAGATGGCCAGTGACCTGGAGCCTGGAGACGAGGAGCTGAGCCgcctgaaggaggagaatgagagGCTCCGCTCCCTGACCTTCAGCCTG GCGGAGAAGGACATTCTGGAGCAGAATCTGGACGAGGCCCTGGAGAGCAGGCAGGAGCTGGTGGACCGCATCCACTCTCTGAGGGAGCGGGCAGTGGCTGCTGAGAGACAGCGAAAGCAG TACTGGGAAGAGAAGGAGCAGACCCTGCTCCAGTTCCAGAAGACCAAGGTGGACTGTGAAATCTACAAGGAGAAGATGAACGCCCTGCAGAGCCAAGTGGCCGAGCTGCAGAAGGAGCGAGACCAG GCCTACTCGGCGAGGGATGGAGCCCAGATGGAGATTTCTCAGAACCTGACTGAGAAGGACGCCCTCCGCAGGAAGGTGTTTGAGCTGACGGACCAGGTTTGCGAGCTGCGCCAGCAGGTGCAGCGGCTGCAGGCGCAGGCCGAGTCATCACCAGGG CCCAAGCAGGAGGCGGGGGTCAGGGAGCCCTGTCTGAAGGGGAAGCAGCGGCTGGTGCGCATGTTTGCCCTCTGCCCGCGGGACGACAGTGACGGCAGCTCCTCTGAG TCTCAGCTCTGGTCTGACCTGAGCGCCACGTCCAGCCGAGAGCTGGTGGACAGCTTCCGCTCCAGCAGCCCTGCGCCTCCCAGCCAGCAATCCCTATGCAAGCGGGCCACAGAGGGCTTCTGGGAAGACTCCTGGCCTTCCAG CTGCCCAGAAATCCTGGAAGTGGATCAGGGAGGTTCCCTGGGTGCTAAGAAGAGCAATGCAGACTTGGATTTTGAGATTGTAGACCGGGCAG ACCTCCCTGAATCTGAGAACAGCCTGCTGCCATCTTCTGGGGACCTCTATCTCTCCACCAG CTGCTTCCCAGTGAGGCGGAGGCCGGCCCGCAAGATCCTGAGCCAGGTCACGGCGCTGGCCTTCCAGGGGGGTGCGCTGCTGGAGCAGATAAGCGTTATTGGCGGGAACCTCACGGGCATCTTCATTCATCGGGTCACCCCGGGCTCTGTGGCAGATGAGATGGCTTTGCGCCCCGGCACCCAGATTGTCATG GTGGATTACGAGGCAACCGAGCCCTCGTCCAAGGCTGTCCTGGAGGGCATGACCCTGGAGCGGGCCATCGGACTTCTCCGGAGGGTGAATGGCTTCTGCTGTCTGTCAGTGAAGGTCAACATGGAGG GTTATAAGAAGCTGGTCCAGGACCTGGAGGCCAAAGTGGCCACGTCAGGAGACTCCTTCTACATCCGGGTCAATCTGGCCCTGGAGGGGCGGGCGGAGGGAGAGCTTCAGGTGCGCTGCAACGACATCCTGCACGTCACAGACACCCTGTTCCAGGGCAGCAGCTGCTGGCACGCCCACCGCGTTGGCCCCTACAGCACCAAGGGCACGGAGCATGGCACCATCCCCAACTACACACG GGCTCAGCAGCTGCTCAtcgccctcctccaggacatgGCTCATCAGAGCACCATGACCCGCAAG CCTTCTGGGGGAGCCCAGAAGTTGGTCCGCATTGTCAGTATGGACAGAACCAAGGCCAGCCCTCTGTGGTCAAGCTTTGAAGGAAGCCAGTCGGACCCGAGCCGGGTAGAAG ACCCCTCCACTGTGTGCTTTTGGACCGAGAGCTGCTTCACCCTGGTGCCCTACACCCTGGTGCACCCCCACAGGCCCAGCCGGCCCCGGCCCGTGCTCTTCGTGCCCAGggtggtcgggaagatcctgatTGAGAAGCTGTGCCTCTTCCAAGGGTTTAAGAAATGCCCAGCAG AGTACTTGAGCCAGGAAGAGTATGACACCTCCAGCCAGAGAGGGGACATCATCCAGGAGAGAGAGGCATCCGGTGGCCTCTACTGTGTCACCCGCAGAGCAGTCGAGTCCCTCATGGGAAAg AACACCCACGCCCTCCTGGACATCCAACTGGACAGTGTCTGTGTCCTGCACAGGATGGAGATCTTCCCCATCATTATCCATGTCTCCGTCAATGAGAAGATGGCAAAGAAATTCAA GAAGGCTCTGCAGCGGCTAGGTACCACAGAGGACCAGTTCCTGGAGGCCGCCAGGCAGGAGGAGGCTGAGCTGGATAAAGTGCCCTGTCTATATAGCAGCCTGGCCCCTGAAAGCTGGAGTGACCTGGATGCCCTGCTCGGCTGTGTCCGCCTGGCCGTTATGGATGAACAGAAGAAGGTCGTGTGGACAGAGTAG